GTCATCCGGTGGGCGGCGCGGGTGAGCACGACGTAGAGGATGCGCGCCCCTCCGGGGGACTCGTCGACGATGGCGTCCGGGTCGACGACGAGCGTCGCGTCCCACTCCAGACCCTTCGTCGACAGCGGGTCGATGACCGTGACCCGGCCCTCGTACCCATCGGCGAGGGCCTCGACGGCCGCCGTGTGCCGCTGCGGGGTGATGACCGCGATCGAGCCCTCGACCTCCTGCGCCAGGTCGGCCAGTGCCTCCTCGGCGACCGTGCCGACGTCCGGGCGCGAGGTGTCCAGCGCGTCCCCGAAGGTCACCTCGACCGGGTCGACTCCGGTCTCGCGCACGGCGTCCGGGATGTCGGCATCGGGGACGGCGGGCAGGATCACCCGGCGCGCGTAGTCGAAGATCTCCTGCGCGTTGCGGTAGTTCGTCGTCATGTGGAAGGACTGCCGCGGCTGGGTCCCGTAGGCCTCCACCCGTGCGCGGTCGGCCTCGGCGGGGTCCGGCCACGAGGCCTGGGCGACGTCGCCGACGACGGTCCACGAGGCCCGACGGCCACGACGCCCGATCATCCGCCACTGCATCGGGGAGAGGTCCTGGGCCTCGTCGACGAGCACGTGCGCGTACTCGTCGGCCGGGCCGATGGTGTCGTACAGGAGTCGGTCGCGGGCGCTGGTCGGGCTGAGGTGGTGCTCCACGAGCGGGGCCTTGATCGCCGACCCCATGGCGCGCAGCTCCTCGACCCCGTCCAGCTCCTCGATCTCGAAGAAGGAGCGCTCCTCCGGCGCCTCGTGCTCGACCAGGCCCAGGCGCACGGACAGCTCGTCGATGAGGGCGACGTCGGCGACCGTCCAGGTCCCGAGCTCGAGCGTCTCGCGGGTGGCGTGCGCGAGTGCGGCGGCATCGCCCTGGCTGAGCACCGACCGGCAGACGTCGTAGGCCAGCTCGGTGTCCTCGAGCCACAGCAGGGCCTCGCGGGGGTCGACCTGCGGCCACCACTCGCCGAGGAAGGTGTCGACGGCCATCGAGCTGTCGAAGGCGTCGAGGAACTCCTCGCGCTCGCCCTCGCCCTCGCGCACCTGGCGCCATGCGGCCTCGGCGAGCAGGTCGCGCACCGCATTGGTCGCCTGGTTGCGGGTGCGGTCGCGCAGGGCCCGGCGGCGGATGTCGGCGAGCGCCTCCTCGTCGAGGTGGACCGCCTGGCCGTCGACGATGACGCGCAGGCTCGTCGGGGCGCCGGGCACGGCCATGGTCGCCAGCCGCTTCAGGACGGTGCGCATCTGCAGGGAGCCCTTGAGCGCGGCGACCTCGGGCGGGTCGTGCCGCACCGCGGTGATGACGTCGACGACGTCGCCGAGCGAGCGCAGCGTCACCGAGTCCTCGCCCAGCGAGGGCAGGACCCGCTCGATGTAGGCGGTGTAGGCCGAGGAGGGTCCGATGACGAGGATGCCCCCGGACTCGTACCGCCGGCGGTTCGCGTAGAGCAGGAAGGCGGCGCGGTGCAGGGCGACGACGGTCTTGCCCGTGCCGGGGCCGCCGGTGATCTCGGTGATGCCGCGGTCGGTCGCGCGGATGGCCTCGTCCTGGTGGGCCTGGATGGTCGCGACGATGTCGCGCATCTGCTGGCCGCGGCTGCGGGTCAGGGCCGCCAGCAGGGCGCCGTCGCCGACGACCACCATGTCGTCGGGGGCCTCGGGGACCATGAGATCGTCCTCGACGCCGATGACCTCCTCGCCGCGGCTGCGCAGCACCCGGCGGCGGATGACGCCCAGGTTGTTGCCGGGGGTCGCGCGGTAGAACGGCGAGGCGGCCGGTGCGCGCCAGTCGATGACGAGCGGCTCGTAGTCGTCGTCGCGGACGCCGAGGCGCCCGATGTAGCGGATCTCGCGCTCGTCCTCGCCGTCCTCCTCGAGGTCGAGGCGGCCGAAGACGAGGCCCTCGTGCTGGTGCTCGAGGTGCGCCCGGCGGCGAGCGGCGTTGTAGACCAACGCGTCCCGCTCGAAGAGCCCGGACATCTCCTCGTCGCGCACGTCCCCGGTGCGGGACGTGCGGCCGCGCGACATGCCGTCGACGGCGACGAGCTCGGCTCGCTGGCCGGCCTTGGCCAGCTCGGTGTTCACGCGGTCCAGGTGCTTCTGCTCGATGGCGATCTCGGCGGCGATGGCGTCGACATGGGTGTCGGTCACGATGGAGTCCTGCTCCCCTCCAGCTTGGACAGAAGGAGAGAGTCTAGTTGCAGGGTCGGCATGTCGAGGACGCGGTCTCCCGGCTCGATGTCGGCCGCTCCGGCGGGGCCGACACGCGCGGGCACGACGACCGACCCGGTCACTTGATTTCACCTTCATCCAGGTGCCAGTATCGGGGCAGACCGGCCACGGCCGGTGGTCGCGTGGTCGGTGTCCCCCCTGATGTCTGGACCCGCGGCCCCGGGGCGCAGCTCACGGCAGACCCCCCTGCTTGCCGAGAGCTGCGCCCCGCCTCCGTCTCCGGGTCCCCGGACGCGGGACCCGCGACCACCTGCTCGCCGGTCTCGTAGGCTCACCCCGTGAAGGTTCTCGTCATCGGCTCCGGCGCCCGCGAGCACGCCCTGGTGCGTGCCCTCACCCACGACCCCACGGTGGATGCCGTCATCGCCGCCCCCGGCAACCCCGGCACCGACGCGCTCGCGCTCAACGCGCCGGTCGACGCGGCCGATCCCGATGCCGTCCTCGAGCTCGCCCGGCGCCACGCCGTCGACCTCGTCGTCATCGGTCCGGAGGCCCCGCTCGTCGCCGGTGTCGCCGACACGTTGCGTCAGGCCGGGTTCCGGTGCTTCGGTCCGAGCGCTGCCGCCGCCCGCCTCGAGGGCAGCAAGGCCTACGCCAAGGAGGTCATGGCGGCCGCCGGCGTGCCGACCGGACTGGCGCGGGTGTGCACGACCGAGGACGAGCTGGCCGAGGCGCTGGATGCCTTCGGTGCGCCCCATGTCGTCAAGGACGACGGCCTCGCCGCCGGCAAGGGGGTCGTCGTCACCGAGGAGCGCGAGGTCGCCATGGCGCACGGCCGCGCCTGCCTGGCGAAGGGGGCCGACGCCCGGGTGGTCATCGAGGAGTTCCTCGACGGGCCGGAGGCGAGCCTCTTCTGCATCTGTGACGGCACGCGGGTCGTCGCCCTGGACCTCGCGCAGGACTTCAAGCGCATCTTCGACGGCGACGAGGGGCCGAACACCGGCGGCATGGGGGCCTACAGCCCGCTCGACTGGGCCCCCGAGGGGCTCGCCGAGGACGTCGTCGCCCGGGTGGCCCAGCCGGTCGTCGACGAGATGGCCAGGCGGGGGACCCCCTTCATCGGGGTGCTCTACGTCGGTCTGGCCCTGACCTCCGCCGGGCCGCGGGTCATCGAGTTCAACGTCCGCTTCGGCGACCCGGAGACGCAGTCGGTCCTCGCCCGCCTCGACTCGCCGCTGGGTGTGCTCCTCGCCGCCGCCGCCGACGGCAGGCTGGACGACCTCGAGCCGCTGCGCTGGAGCGCCGAGTCCGCCGTGACCGTCGTCCTGTCCGCCGAGGGCTACCCGTCCTCGCCGGTGACGGGGGTCGGGATCGACGGACTCGAGGACCTCGCCGCGAGCGATTTGGCCGAGCACGTCCACGTCCTGCACGCCGGTACGCGCATCGACGCCGACGGTGACCTGCCGCAGCTCGTCTCCTCCGGTGGCCGAGTGCTCTCCGTCGTCGCGCTCGGCGACGATCTCGCGCAGGCGCGCACGCGTGCCTACGAGGCCGTCGAGCGGATCGACTTCCCCGGCAGCCACCACCGCACCGACATCGCGCTGCGGGCCTCGCGCGACGAGATCCGCGCCTGACTGCCCCCGGACCTCGTCTGCCTGGGCTTGTGTGGGTTACGGTCCTGGACTTCGCATCTGCCTGGGCTCCTGCGATCTGCGGTCCTGGATGGCGCAACTGCCTAGGCTTTTGCGATCTCTGCGGCAGTGGGCGAAGGGGGTCAGGCCGCGACGTCCTTGCGCGGCCGCCCCGCGGTCCGCTTGCGGGGGATGACCCGCCCGCGGTCGAGGAGCTCCCCGCCCCAGACGCCCCACGGCTCGCCGCGCTCGAGCGCGCCCTGCAGGCACATCTCCCGCAGCGGGCAGGGGCCGCAGAGCGACTTCGCGTGCTCGAGCACCTCCGGGCTCTCCGCGAACCAGGTCTCGGGATCGCCCGTGCGGCAGGGGATCCCGTCACCCGCCGCCCGCTCCTCGGGCGCGGTCGCCCCCTTCGCCGGGGCGGGGATGTGCGGGCGCCCCGGAGCGCGCGCTGGTCGGTCGAATCGGGGGTGCGGGAGGCCGGGTGAGGTCATGCCGCCACCCTCTGACCTCAAGTGCACTTGAGGTCAACCGGTAGGGTCAACTGCCATGGACCAGCGCGATCCGCTCACGATCGGGGAGACCGCGCGCCGGGCGGGCGTCACGGTCCCGACCCTGCGCTTCTACGAGTCCAAGGGACTGGTGCACCCCACCCGCACCGCCGGCAACCAGCGCCGCTACCCGCGGCACACCCTGCGGCGGTTGGCCTTCGTCCGGGCCGCCCAGCGCTTCGGCCTGTCGCTCGAGGAGATCAGGTCCGCCCTCGACACACTGCCGCGCGACCGGCCCCCGACCGCCCGGGACTGGAAGCGCCTCTCCCGCACGTGGCACGACGCGCTCCAAGAGCGCATCGACGCCCTCGTGCGCCTGCGGGACACCACCACCGGCTGCATCGGGTGCGGCTGCCTGTCGACGACGAGCTGCCCGATCTACAACGCCGACGACCACCACGGTGACGAAGGGCCCGGCGCACGACTGTGGCCCTCCGCCCTGCGGCGGAACTGACACGCGGCCGCGATCACCGTCGGCGGGCCCGGTGCCACCGCCGCCGCAGCGTCCGCCGGCCGCCGGTCACGAGTGCCTGCCCGAGGGGACGCAACCAGCGCCGGTCCAGCCGGCCGTGGACCGCCTCGCCCTCCGGGACGGCCTCCAGCACGTTGCCCGGTGTGTCCTCGCTCCCTTCCCGTTCCAGACCGGCGTGCACGAAGGGGGTCACCACCCGATCGAACACGCCCGGCACGGCGTGGAAGGCGGCCACGGACACGCCGTTGGTCCACCCGGCCCGCGAGGCACGCCGCGGACGGTCCAGGGTCCGCAGCACGGTGCGTGCCACCTTCTCGGGCGAGTCGACCGGCAGCAGCGGCCTGCCCCGCCGCCCGAGGTACCCGCCCGCCTGGGCGTAGATCGGGGTGTTCACCACGCCGGGCCACACGAGGCTGATGTGGGTCCCCGGAGTCGAGCGCGCCTCGATCTGCAGGGCCCGCACCAACCCGTGCACCCCGTGCTTCGCGGCCACGTAGGGGCTCATGTACGGCGCCGAGATCCTCCCGAGCAGGGAGCCCAGGACCACCAGGTCGCCCCCGTCGTGGGTCCTGAACTCCGTCATCGCGCGGCGGGCGACGGTGGCCGTGCCGGTCAGCACCGTCGCCACCGTGCCGTCGAAGACCTCGGCGGGGATGTCCTCGAAACGGCCGAAGGCGAGCGCTCCCGCCGCGTGGACGACGCCGGTCACCGGCCCGAATGTCCGGCGTGCGGTGGTGAACGCGGCGTCGACGGCCGCGCCGTCCGTGACATCGGCGACGACGACCAGCGCGCGCCCGCCCGCCGCCTCGCACTCCGCGCGGACCTGCTCCAGCACGCCCTCGGATCGCGAGACGAGCACGACCGGGCAGCCCCGACGGGCCAGCAGGAGTGCTGTGGCGCGCCCGATCCCGCTGGAGGCGCCGGTGACCAGGACGGTTCCCGCGAATGTCATCGTGTCTCCCTCCGCATGTCGCAGGGATAGTGCCCGCGTGCGACGGTCCCAAACGGGTAGGTGACCCCCATGGATGATGCGCACCGCAGACCGACGGGGACGGACGACCTGACCGTCGAGGCCCTCGGCAAGCTGTCGGAGGCCCTCGAGGTCGTCGAGGAGGCGCGCGGGTACCTCTACGCCTTCCACCGGCGCTGCGGGACCGCGGACCTGACGCTCGGGGAGGCCGTGCGCCTGCTGCGGGAGGCCGGGCACACCGCGATGGCCGACGACCTGCAGGCGAATCTGGTCGGACGCAACGTGCTCCCGGACCGCTGGAGCTACCAGGTCGTCGAGGAGTACGACGACGGGTACTACGCGCCCTTCCGCGCGGCGGAGGTGGCCGCCCGGTACGAGCTCGTGGAGGGGAGGCGGCACATCTTCGAGGCGGAGATGAAGGAGGAGGAGCGCCGGGACGGGCCCGGGGACGGCCTGCGAAGATGAGCCCATGACGAGTGACGCCCCCCTCGAGCTGCCCGGCTACGCCCACCTCTACTCGGGCAAGGTCCGCGACCTGTACGCGCCGCTCGACGACAGCGGGGCGTCCCGCGCGGACCAGCTGCTCCTCGTGGCCAGCGACCGGATGTCGGCCTACGACTTCGTCCTCGACACCCCGATCCCGGACAAGGGCGCGGTGCTGACGCAGATGTCGCTGTGGTGGTTCGAGCAGGTCGCCGACCTCGTGCCGCACCACGTCGTCTCCACGGACGTGCCCGCCGCCGTGGCCGGCCGGGCGGTCCTGGTCGAGCGCCTCGACATGCTCCCCGTGGAGTGCGTCGCCCGCGCCTACCTCACGGGTGGTGGCCTGGGTGAGTACCGCTCGACCGGCGCGGTCAGCGGGATCGAGCTCCCCGAGGGGCTCGTCGACGGCTCCCGACTGCCGGAGCCGATCTTCACCCCGTCCACCAAGGCGCCCGCCGGCGCGCACGACGAGCCGATCCCCTTCGCCGGAGTCGTCGCCGAGGTCGGCCAAGCGCTCGCCGAGCGCGCCCGCGACCTCACCGTGCGCATCCTCCAACGCGGCAACGAGATCGCCACCGATCGCGGGATCATCCTCGCCGACACCAAGGTCGAGTTCGGCCTGCGCGGCCTCGATCTCGGCGAAGGGGAGGACCCGCGGGCCGCGATCCGCTCCCGGGGGGCGGACGCCGAGATCGTCCTCGCGGACGAGCTCCTCACCCCCGACTCCTCGCGCTTCTGGCCGGCGGACCAGTGGGAGCCGGGCCGGCAGCAGCCCAGCTACGACAAGCAGTTCGTCCGCGACTGGCTGACCTCGCCGGCCTCCGGCTGGGACAGGTCCTCCGGCGAGGCGCCGCCCGCGCTGCCGGACGAGGTCGTCGAGCAGACCCGGGCGAAGTACGTCGAGGCCTACGAGCGGCTGACGGGGCAGACCTTCCGCGGCTGAGGGTTACTCCATCTCCTCCATCGGGAGCATGAGGACGTAGGAGTCCCAGGCACGGGCTCCCTCGGGGTGGTCCGAGCGGGTCCGGCCGCGGTACTCCTCGGTGATCTCCGCGATGCGGTCGCCGAGCTCCTGGACCTCCTCCCACGTGAGCCACAGTCGGCCGTGGCTCATCCGACCCACGTCGTCGCGGCCTGCCGTCATGGCCCGCTCCGCACGATGGACGCCGGCCCGGATGTCGGTGAACCACCCGGAGAGGTTCGCGTCCCAGGCGTCCACGCCCGAGTCCCGGTAGGCCTCGGGGCGGATGGAGAAGCTGTCCGCCGCGGCCCGCCACGGACGCTGCCGCGCGTCGGAGGTCGACTCGTCACGCACGACGACGCCCGCCTTCTCCAGCGCCCGCAGGTGGTAGCTCGTGGCAGACGGGGTGAGGCCCACGAGCTGCGCCGCCTCGGTCGCGGTGAGGACCTCTCCTGCGTAGAGCTCGGTGATGAGGCGCTGCCGTGCCGGGTGGGCGAGGACGCGCAGGGCCGTGGGATCCGTGATCTGCAGCTCGGTGCGCTCTGGGGCCATGGGCCGATGCTATTGCCACGCGAACTCGTGAAGCACTACCTTCACAAATATGAAACACATGCTTCACGACTGTGGTCGGCTCCTGGGCGATCGACGCACCCGGTGGGTGCTCGGCGGCCTCGCCGTCTCCGTCGTGGGGGACGGGGCAGCCCGGGTGGCGATCCTGCTGCGGGTGCACGCCGAGGGCGACGGGCCGTCCGCGCTGGCGGTCGTGCTCGTGCTCTTCGCCCTCCCGATGATCCTGCTCGCGGGCGTGGCCGGAGCGCTCGCCGACCGACCCGACCCGCGCCCGCTCGTGCTGGGTGCAGCCGCGCTGCAGCTCGTCGCCGCAGTGGTGCTGGCGCTCACCGGCGGGCTGGCCTGGACGGGGGGCGCTGCCTTCGTGCTGCAGACGGGCTTCGCCCTCGCCAACTCGGCGTGGATGGTCGCCCTGCCCCGGCTCGTCACGGAGGAGGACGTCGGCACGCTCGTGTCCCTGCACCACGGTCTGATGGCGCTGGCCGCCCCGACCGGTGCGGCCCTCGGCGGGCTGCTCGTCCAGCAGATCGGCACCGCGGCCCCCTTCGTCCTCGACGCGGCCAGCTTCGTCGTCCTGATGGGCACCGGCCTCGCGCTGCTGCCGGTGCGGGAGCCGACCACCCCGAGCGCTCCGGCGGGGATCCTCCGCACGGTGCTCCCGCTCGACGGCCTCGCCGCGCTGCGACGGCACTCGCTGCTGACCCTGCTGGCGGCCGCGGTGCTGCCCTTCATCATCGCCATCGAGTCGATCAACGCGATCGAGGTGTACCTCGTCAAGGACGTGCTCGGGGGCAGCTCCGCATTCTTCGGCTTCTCCGAGGGGATGGCCGGTGCGGGGGTCGCGATCGGGGCC
Above is a window of Janibacter cremeus DNA encoding:
- a CDS encoding ArsR/SmtB family transcription factor encodes the protein MAPERTELQITDPTALRVLAHPARQRLITELYAGEVLTATEAAQLVGLTPSATSYHLRALEKAGVVVRDESTSDARQRPWRAAADSFSIRPEAYRDSGVDAWDANLSGWFTDIRAGVHRAERAMTAGRDDVGRMSHGRLWLTWEEVQELGDRIAEITEEYRGRTRSDHPEGARAWDSYVLMLPMEEME
- a CDS encoding SDR family NAD(P)-dependent oxidoreductase; the encoded protein is MTFAGTVLVTGASSGIGRATALLLARRGCPVVLVSRSEGVLEQVRAECEAAGGRALVVVADVTDGAAVDAAFTTARRTFGPVTGVVHAAGALAFGRFEDIPAEVFDGTVATVLTGTATVARRAMTEFRTHDGGDLVVLGSLLGRISAPYMSPYVAAKHGVHGLVRALQIEARSTPGTHISLVWPGVVNTPIYAQAGGYLGRRGRPLLPVDSPEKVARTVLRTLDRPRRASRAGWTNGVSVAAFHAVPGVFDRVVTPFVHAGLEREGSEDTPGNVLEAVPEGEAVHGRLDRRWLRPLGQALVTGGRRTLRRRWHRARRR
- a CDS encoding MFS transporter, producing the protein MKHMLHDCGRLLGDRRTRWVLGGLAVSVVGDGAARVAILLRVHAEGDGPSALAVVLVLFALPMILLAGVAGALADRPDPRPLVLGAAALQLVAAVVLALTGGLAWTGGAAFVLQTGFALANSAWMVALPRLVTEEDVGTLVSLHHGLMALAAPTGAALGGLLVQQIGTAAPFVLDAASFVVLMGTGLALLPVREPTTPSAPAGILRTVLPLDGLAALRRHSLLTLLAAAVLPFIIAIESINAIEVYLVKDVLGGSSAFFGFSEGMAGAGVAIGALLASTARTTTARARTVLWALPAMSLLVVAEGLAPGTSVYLVLVVAVGLLLGGLNAVVMTLVVSETEAGTRGRVVAFVGGAARSCGMIALAVGGLLGTLLDPRASFVAVGVVGLAIGLVALWAARGRVPGACPESATQWPARRRTAAAESPGCPCAPGVRTVALGLPKRFSGWRQMRISRRLGGGGESIDQ
- a CDS encoding WhiB family transcriptional regulator, which translates into the protein MTSPGLPHPRFDRPARAPGRPHIPAPAKGATAPEERAAGDGIPCRTGDPETWFAESPEVLEHAKSLCGPCPLREMCLQGALERGEPWGVWGGELLDRGRVIPRKRTAGRPRKDVAA
- a CDS encoding HelD family protein, with translation MVTDTHVDAIAAEIAIEQKHLDRVNTELAKAGQRAELVAVDGMSRGRTSRTGDVRDEEMSGLFERDALVYNAARRRAHLEHQHEGLVFGRLDLEEDGEDEREIRYIGRLGVRDDDYEPLVIDWRAPAASPFYRATPGNNLGVIRRRVLRSRGEEVIGVEDDLMVPEAPDDMVVVGDGALLAALTRSRGQQMRDIVATIQAHQDEAIRATDRGITEITGGPGTGKTVVALHRAAFLLYANRRRYESGGILVIGPSSAYTAYIERVLPSLGEDSVTLRSLGDVVDVITAVRHDPPEVAALKGSLQMRTVLKRLATMAVPGAPTSLRVIVDGQAVHLDEEALADIRRRALRDRTRNQATNAVRDLLAEAAWRQVREGEGEREEFLDAFDSSMAVDTFLGEWWPQVDPREALLWLEDTELAYDVCRSVLSQGDAAALAHATRETLELGTWTVADVALIDELSVRLGLVEHEAPEERSFFEIEELDGVEELRAMGSAIKAPLVEHHLSPTSARDRLLYDTIGPADEYAHVLVDEAQDLSPMQWRMIGRRGRRASWTVVGDVAQASWPDPAEADRARVEAYGTQPRQSFHMTTNYRNAQEIFDYARRVILPAVPDADIPDAVRETGVDPVEVTFGDALDTSRPDVGTVAEEALADLAQEVEGSIAVITPQRHTAAVEALADGYEGRVTVIDPLSTKGLEWDATLVVDPDAIVDESPGGARILYVVLTRAAHRMTVLRPTE
- a CDS encoding phosphoribosylaminoimidazolesuccinocarboxamide synthase, whose protein sequence is MTSDAPLELPGYAHLYSGKVRDLYAPLDDSGASRADQLLLVASDRMSAYDFVLDTPIPDKGAVLTQMSLWWFEQVADLVPHHVVSTDVPAAVAGRAVLVERLDMLPVECVARAYLTGGGLGEYRSTGAVSGIELPEGLVDGSRLPEPIFTPSTKAPAGAHDEPIPFAGVVAEVGQALAERARDLTVRILQRGNEIATDRGIILADTKVEFGLRGLDLGEGEDPRAAIRSRGADAEIVLADELLTPDSSRFWPADQWEPGRQQPSYDKQFVRDWLTSPASGWDRSSGEAPPALPDEVVEQTRAKYVEAYERLTGQTFRG
- the soxR gene encoding redox-sensitive transcriptional activator SoxR — translated: MDQRDPLTIGETARRAGVTVPTLRFYESKGLVHPTRTAGNQRRYPRHTLRRLAFVRAAQRFGLSLEEIRSALDTLPRDRPPTARDWKRLSRTWHDALQERIDALVRLRDTTTGCIGCGCLSTTSCPIYNADDHHGDEGPGARLWPSALRRN
- the purD gene encoding phosphoribosylamine--glycine ligase, translated to MKVLVIGSGAREHALVRALTHDPTVDAVIAAPGNPGTDALALNAPVDAADPDAVLELARRHAVDLVVIGPEAPLVAGVADTLRQAGFRCFGPSAAAARLEGSKAYAKEVMAAAGVPTGLARVCTTEDELAEALDAFGAPHVVKDDGLAAGKGVVVTEEREVAMAHGRACLAKGADARVVIEEFLDGPEASLFCICDGTRVVALDLAQDFKRIFDGDEGPNTGGMGAYSPLDWAPEGLAEDVVARVAQPVVDEMARRGTPFIGVLYVGLALTSAGPRVIEFNVRFGDPETQSVLARLDSPLGVLLAAAADGRLDDLEPLRWSAESAVTVVLSAEGYPSSPVTGVGIDGLEDLAASDLAEHVHVLHAGTRIDADGDLPQLVSSGGRVLSVVALGDDLAQARTRAYEAVERIDFPGSHHRTDIALRASRDEIRA